GCCCGCGCCGTGGGCGCAGCATCCAGAGCCGCGGCGAAGTCGTCGGGCTCGATCATCGCCTCGGCGTTGTCGAGCACGGTCCACGAGCCGTTCGCTTTCGCGACCTCGATTGCGCGGCGACCTGCCTCGGCCAGCAGGCCCGCCTCCTCGAGTTCGATGAGCCGCGCCTTGTTGGTCGCCGCCCACCCGCTCGACGGGCGCCGGGGCGAGAACCACAGGCCGGCGGTCTCATCGTCGAAGGTGCGCACCGGGCCGTCGATCCATCCGAAGCACAGGGCCTGACGGATCGCCTCCTCGTAGGCGACGTGACGGTCGGTGAAGCCCGCACGACCCCGCAGCAGCCACGCACCCCTCACCCGCTCGTGGTTGGCCTCGAGCCAGGCGCGCCAGGTCGCGGCATCCGGAGCGAACACGCGCTCGCCCTCGTCGAGCACGCCCATCAGACTCGCGCACCCATCAGAGGATGTCCGCTTCTTCGGCCTCCAGCGGCTCTTCCGACACGAGGTCGGCAACCGACTCGAGTACCTCATCAGGTCGGAACGGGTAGCGCTCGATCTCCGCGTCGTCGCTGATGCCGGTGAGCACCAGGACGGTGTGCAGGCCGGCCTCGATGCCGGCGACGATGTCGGTGTCCATCCGGTCGCCGATCATGCCGGTCGTCTCGGAGTGCGCGCCGATGCGGTTCAGCGCCGAGCGGAACATCATCGGGTTCGGCTTGCCGACGACGTACGGCTCCTTGCCGATCGCCTTCGTGATCAGGGCGCTGATCGCGCCGGTCGCCGGCAGCACTCCGTCCACGGACGGACCGGTCGCGTCGGGATTGGTCGCGATGAAGCGCGCCCCCGCGGCGATGAACCGGATCGCCTTCGTGATCGCCTCGAACGAGTAATTGCGGGTCTCGCCGACCACGACGTAGTCGGGGTTCGTCTCGGTCATGATGAAGCCGGCCTCGTGCAGGGCCGTGGTGAGACCCGCTTCGCCGATCACGAAGGCAGATCCGCCGGGTGCCTGGCTGCGCAGGAAGTCCGCGGTCGCCAGCGCGGAGGTCCAGATGGATGCCTCGGGGACGTCGAGTCCCGATGCGCGCAGCCGCGCGCTCAGGTCGCGAGGCGTGAAGATGGAGTTGTTCGTGAGCACCAGGAACGGCGTGCCCAGATCGCGCCACTGCTGCAGCAGTTCCGCCGCGCCGGGTACCGGCGTGTTCTCGTGGACCAGGACGCCGTCCATGTCGGTCAGCCAGCATTCGATATCGGCTCGGGTCCGCATGCGCTCAGCCTAACGGCCGGGTCGGGATGACTGTCATCACCGCCGAGATACCGTCGAGCCACACCCCTGGGGGATTCCGCGTGAAGAAATCGCTTCTGCTGCTCGGTGCCATCGGCGCCGAGGTGACGGCATCCCTCTCCCTCAAGGGAGCCCTCGACCAACCTCTGTGGTACGTGGTGGTGGTGCTCGGATACGTGGCGTCGTTCGTCCTGTTCGCCTTCACCCTGCGGGCCGGGCTGCGCGACGCTCTCGCTGCGGGCGAGTGTGACCGGATCGTGGAAGTGGTACATCCCGGTCACCGCCGGATACCTCCTCGCCTTCACCTTCCTGTCGGCGGCCCTCGCTTCCGGCATGCCCCTCGGCATCGCCTATGGGATCTGGGCGGCGGCGGGCGTGGCGATCACCGCCGTGCCGAGCCGCATCCTGTTCGAGGAGCCGCTCACACTCATCATGAGCATCGGGATCGTCCTGGTGATGGGCGGCGTCCTGCTCGTCGAGATCGGTGCCCGGTGATGTACGCGGCACCTCGATGGAGCGCTTAGGGTCGGAGACGTGGCCCGACAGGCATGGAATCCCGAGCAGCTTCCCGACCTGACCGGGCGAAGCTACCTCGTGACCGGCTCCAATGCCGGTCTCGGCTTCTTCTCGAGCGAGCAGCTCGTCCGCGCGGGCGCGTCGGTGTACATGACCGGGCGCAGCCCGAACCGCCTGATGGATGCGCGGGCGGCACTTCGCCGGCGGAATCCGGATGCCGGTGAGCGTGCACACACGCTCCTGCTCGACACCAGCAATCTGGGCTCGGTGCGCGCAGCCGCGGCCACCGTCGCCGGCCGCGGCCGCCTCGACGGACTTCTGCTGAACGCCGGCATCGTGCATCCGCCGAAGGAGCGCGAGACCACGCGGGACGGGCACGAGCTGGTGTTCGCGACCAACGTCCTCGGTCACTTCGCGCTCGCCGGCGAGCTGCTGACCTCGCTGGCCGCCGCATCGGGGCGGATGGTGTGGCTCGGCAGCATGTCGACCTCGATGTGGAAGTACGACCCGGTCGACCCGCAGCTCGTCGAGGGCTACACCGGGTGGCGCGCGTACGTGCAGTCGAAGGTCGCCACCACGGCGCTGGGCCTGGAGGCAGACCGGCGCCTGCGCGCGGCGGGCGTCGACGTGCGCAGCGAGGTGGCGCACCCCGGCTATGCGACGAGCGGTCGCACGGCGGGCATCGTGGGCGTGAACTCGCCGAGCCGCCTCTCGCGCTTCGCCGACAACCTGCAGGCGCCGATCACGCAATCCAAGGAGCACGGCGCGTGGCCGCTCGTGCGAGCGCTCGTGGATCCGGACGCCGAAGGCGGGCAGTTCTGGGGTCCGAAGACGGTGGTGCGCGGCGAACCCCGACGGGGGAAGGCCTCCAAGATCACGCGCGACCCCGAGATCGCGGCCCGCCTGTGGCGCGTCTGCGAAGAGGCGACCGGGGTCAGCTGGCCGCTCGAGAAGGCCGCCGCGGTGTGAGGATGCGGCATCCGCTCCTGGTCGCCGCGGCGCTCACCGCATCTGCGCTTGCGCTCGCCGGCTGCGGCGTGCTGGGTAACCAGCCGTCGCCGGTCTCGACCTACGTCGGCGCGGACGGCGAGCAGGTGACCGTGGACTGGGCGGACTACCCGGGCGAGGCCGGCCAGGACTCCGAGGCGCTGCGCGCCGGACCCGATCAAGACGAGATCGTTCCACTCGCGACCGACCTGGTGAACCGCGTCCGCGTTGCGGTCGAACTCGAAGCCGACACGCGGCTGATCCCGACGCGAGACGAGTCGGAGTGGTTCGGCGAGGAGTCGTGGTTCTCCGCCTCCGGGAACGGCTACGGCGGCGAGACCATGCTCGTGACCGTGAACTGCTGTGAGCTGCAATCGGGGTCCGCGCCTTCGACCGATCGGTGGCGCGGTCTGGTCGATGCGGTCAGCGCCGTCACCGAGGAGTACGGTCTCGGCCCGGTCGTGCTCCAGCACGAGGCGCCCGAGCTGCTGGCCGACGACCGGTGGCGGGACGAGTACGCGCGCGACTACTGCAACGGGGCGGGCGGTCGTTGCTGGCTGTGGTCGGGAACCGCCTACGCGAACGGCCAGTGGCTGTCGTTCTCGATCCAGGACGCGCGGCTCGACACGACGGGCGCCGCCATGGAGGACGCCGAGGAGTTCGACTGGCCGGTGGCCTCGGTCTCGGTGTCGTTCGGGGCGACGACGATCGCGTCGGGTCGGCGCGACGACTTCGAGCGCACCTTGGCGCCGTTCGAGGGGCTGGACAAGCCGGACGCGACGACGTCGGACTGACGCGCCGCCTCGGGTCAGGCGGTCAGCCAGACCGCGTCGATCGCAGCGCCAGGCAGCGGGACGTCGATGCCGTCGATGCTCAGGGTCGAGGCATCCGCCACCAGCACATGCGCACCCACCCGCACTCCCGCCGCCTCGACTGCGCGCAGCACCTCGGCATCGCGGTCGCTGACCCGGAGCACTCTCCCGGCGTGGCCGGGTTCGGCCTCGGCGAGCAGCACGAACGGCTCACGGTGGACGTGGCCGGCGGCATCCGGAATCGCATCGCCGTGCGGGTCGAAAAGCGGCCGGCCGAGCCGGACGTCGATGCCCTCCAGCAGTCGGTCGCTCAGGGCGTGCTCGAGGACCTCGGCCTCGTCGTGCACCTCGTCCCACGAGTAGTCGAACTCGCTCACCAGCCACGTCTCGATGAGCCGGTGCCGTCGGATGATCGCCGCTGCGCGCTGCTCGCCGTCGGCGGTGAGGGCGATGGGGCCGTACGGCCGATGGGTCACCAGACCCTGGGCAGCGAGCTTCTGCACCATCTCGGTGACGCTCGAGGGGGCCAGGCCGAGCTCTGCGGCCAGCTGCGACGGCGTGATGCGATCGTCCTGCCACTCGGTGTGGTGGTAGATCGTCTTGAGGTAGTCGTCGACGGCGGGGGAGGCCACGGATCCAGGGTACCCGGGCAGGCTTCGGGCTTTCGGGTGCCGGCACTCGTCGCCAGGGTGGCAGTTCGTGTGGGGTGGGTGGGTTTGAGGCTGCGGGAGCTGCCACCTGTTGATGGGGGTGCAGGCCGCGGGTGGCAGTTCGTGTGGGGTGGGTGGGATTCAGGCCCCAGACAGCACCAGATAGAGGAGCACCGCGTTGAGCGCGATGAGGAAGACGGATGCCGCGATGCCGGCGACCGTCGTAGCGAGATGATTCCGGAAGCGGCCGAGCATCTCGCCGCGCGCCGTCAGGACAACCAGCGGGATCAGCGCGAACGGGATGCCGAAGGACAGCACGACCTGACTGAGGACGAGGGCGAGGGTCGGGTCGACGCCGAGTCCGAGGATCACCAGCGCCGGGATGAGCGTGACGAGCCGCCGTGCGATCAGCGGGATCTGCACATGCAGCAGGCCCTTCATGATCTCGGCGCCGGCGTACGCGCCGACGCTCGTCGAGGCCAGGCCGCTCGCGAGCAGGCCGACGGCGAAAAGGGTCGCCACAAGCGGGCCGATCCCGTCGCGGAGCGCGGCGTACGCGCCCTCGAGCGTGTCGGTTCCTGGGACGCCGGAGAGATTCGCCGCGGCCAGCAGCAGGATGCAGAGGTTGACGGTGCCGGCGATGAGCATCGCGATGCTGACGTCCCACTTCGTCGCGCGAAGCAGTCGGGGGGTGGAGATGCCGCGGCGACGCTCGAGGTCGTCGTTGGCCGCATGCCCGATCGGGCTGGCGGCGTGGCCGACCTCGTGTACACCGTCCCACTTGACCCAATCGGCCCCTTCTCGGTCGCCGGAAGGGGCCGATCGGGTCAAGTGGGGGGTATCAGGGGCCGGGACGATCTCGACCGGCGCGAAGCGGTCGCGGGCGAGCGAGCTGTGCGCGTAGATCGCGTGCGGCATGATCGTCGCGCCGAGGATGGATGCCGCGAGCAGCACGGATCCGGTCCCCTCGAAGCGCGGCACGAGGCCGCCGAGCGCGCCCGCCGGATCGGGAGGGCCGATGATCACCCCGAAGGTGAAGCCGATCGCGATGATCGCCAGCATGCCGATGACGACGAACTCGAAGGTGCGGGGTCCGCGGCGGGATTGCACCATCAGCAGCACGAGCGACACGGTGCCGGTGATCACGCCGCCCCACAGCAGCGGAATGCCGAACAGCAGGTTGAGGGCGACGGCGCCGCCGATGACCTCCGCGATGTCGGTCGCCATCGCGACCAGTTCGGCCTGCAGCCAGTAGGCGCGTCGTGCCCACCGATTGCGGATGCGGCGGCCCAGTGTCTCGGGCAGGCTGCGTCCGGTGACGATGCCGAGCTTCGCCGACAGGTACTGGATGAGCCAGGCCATCGCGTTGCCGAGCACGACGACCCAGACCAGGAGGTAGCCGAACTGGGCTCCTGCGGTCATGTTGCTCGCGACGTTGCCCGGGTCGAGATAGGCGACGCCGGCCACGAGCGCCGGACCGATCAGCCACGCGGCGCGGGTGGCGGGCGCGACGGCGCGACTCGGGGTTGCGATGTCGGCGTCCGTTTTCGGCATACCGAAACCTTACGACATTTTTCGGTGTGCCGAAATATCTGCCGCGCGCCACTTTTCGGCATCCGCGCCATCAATCTGTAGCGCGGATACCGCAAAGTGGCGCGGACGTCAGATCGCGGGCGCGCAGGGTGGCCAGATGGCGCGGCACGCTTCGAGCGCGGGCGCGCGGGTAGCCTGAGCCGGTGACCGCCGACACTCCTGAGCCGCCGCTCCCGGCGGAACCCCACCTCCCGGTCGGCGTCGGCCCGTGGCCGGGAGGACCGGATGCCTGGCCCGACGACCCCCGCTACGACCGCGAGCTGCTGGAGCACGGCGACACGCGCAACGTCGTCGACCGATACCGCTACTGGAGCATGGATGCGGTCGTCGCCGATCTCGATGAGCGGAGGCATCCGTTCCACGTGGCGATCGAGAACTGGCAGCACGACATGAACATCGGCTCGATCGTGCGCAGCGCCAACGCGTTCCTCGCCGCCGAGGTGCACATCGTCGGACGCCGTCGCTGGAATCGCCGCGGCGCCATGGTCACCGACCGGTACCAGCACGTTCGTCACCATGAGGACGTCGCGGCGTTCGCCGGATGGGCGGATGCCGCGGGCCTGCCGATCCTCGCGATCGACAACCTCCCCGGGGCGATGCCGGTCGACAGCGCCGACCTGCCCGAACGCTGCGTGCTGCTGTTCGGTCAGGAGGGTCCGGGGCTCTCCGAGGAGGCGCTGGCCGCGGCATCCGCCTCGATCGAGATCAGGCAGTTCGGCTCCACCCGCTCGATCAACGCCTCGGCCGCAGCCGCCGTCGTGATGTACGAGTGGTGCCGCCGCTGGGCCTGACCCCGCCGCCCACGCAGCGCCCGGCCGTTTACGGACGATTCGCGTCGTCTCGCCTCGGCGCATCACGGCGTGTCTCGTCCGTAAACGGATCGACGGCCGGGGGCCGGGGGGCCGGGGGCCGGCGGGGACCCCGGAGATCAGACGCCGGCCGTCATCCACGCGGCGCCGCGCACACGCCAGCCGAGGGTCGCCAGGCGCGCCAGCATGTAGACCCCGAAGAATGCGACCGCCAGCCACGCGAGCCCGGCCGCGCCACCGCCGCTGAGCCATGCGACCAGCAGGAGCGCCGGCACGAACGGCACGAGGTTCGCCAAGCCCGCGAGGGCGAGGTATCTCGCGTCCCCGGCACCGATCAGCACGCCGTCGAGCACGAAGACGATCCCGCAGAGGGGCTGCGCGACCGCCAGCACGATCAGCGCGGGCTGGATCAGGGCGGCCAGCTCCGCCGATCCGGTGAACACCAGCCCGATGACGCCGGACAGCGCGCCGATGACAGCGCCGACGATCACGCCGAACCACGTGCCCCAGGCGACGGTGCGTCCGAGGACGTGCCGCACCATCGGCACGTCGCCGGCGCCGAGCCCCTTCCCGATCAGCGCCTGCGCGGCGATCGCGAGCGCGTCCAGGGCGAACGCCGCCGTCGAGAAGATGGTGAACGCGACCTGCCAGCCGGCGAGCTCGGCGGTCCCCAGCGTCGTGGCGACCCCGACGGTGGCCAGCAGCGCGATCCGCAGCGACAGGGTGCGCAGGAACAGCCAGCCTCCGGCGCGCGCCGAGCCGCTGACACCTTCACGCTGCGGGCGGATGGATGCCTCGTGCCGCCGCGCGAGCCGCCCGACCACCACGACGTACGCGCCGACCATGCCCCACTGCGCCACGACCGTCCCGAACGCCGAGCCGGCGATGCCCCAGCCCAGGCCGTAGATGAACATCCAGTTCAGCAGCGCGTTCGCGCCGAAGCCGAGGCCGGCGATCCACAGCGGCGTCACCGTGTCCTGCATCCCTCGAAGCAGTCCGGTCGCCGCGAAGACGATCAGCATCGCCGGCAACCCCCACATCGAGATGCCGAGGTAGGTCTCGGCATCGCGCGCGACGTCGGGCGAGGCGCCGAACAGGCCGACCAGGAACGGCGTCAGCAGCGAGCCGGCGACTGCGAGGACCGCGCCCATCCCGAGCGCGAGCCAGATCCCGTCGATGCCGACCGATACCGCCTTGGTCGGATCGCCCGCGCCGAACCGCCGCGCGACCGCGGGCGTCGTGGCGTACGCCAGGAACACCATCAGCCCGACGATCGTCTGCAGCACGGCCGATGCGATGCCGAGTCCGGCGAGGGGCTCGACGCCGAGGTGCCCCACGAGGGCCGAGTCGACGATGAGGAACATCGGCTCCGCGATGAGAGCGCCCAGCGCCGGCACGGCGAGCCGCAGGATGTCGCGGTTCAGCTGTTTGGAGGAGCTCGCCATCCTCCGACCCTACGAGTCTGAACACAACGTGAGGACTTCCTCAGGTGATGCGTTCGCACATGTGCCCGCGCTTATCCTGTTCCAATGACCGAAGCCTCCCGATCCGGTCTCGCCCTCGATGAGCTGAGCGCTGAGATCCGCCCGCAGGATGACCTGTTCCGCCACGTCAATGGAGCGTGGCTCGATCGCACCGAGATCCCCGACGACAAGGCCCGCTGGGGCTCGTTCCACCTCATCGCCGAGCAGGCCGAGAAGGACGTCCACGCGATCATCGAGGAATCGCAGGACGCCGAGCCCGGCACTGAGACCCGCAAGATCGGCGACCTGTACTCCAGCTTCATGGACACCGAGCGCATCGCCGAGCTCGGCGCCGCACCGGTGGCCGACCAGCTGGCGCGCGTCGACGCCATCGAGAGCATCCCGGCCCTGCTGCGGACGCTCGGCGAACTCGAGCGAGACGGCATCGGCGGCCTGATCGGCCTGTACGTCGAGCCCGACCCCGGCAACCCCCAGCGCTACGTGCCGTTCCTCGTCCAGGGCGGGCTGTCGCTGCCGGATGAGAGCTACTACCGCCTCGACAACTTCGAGGAGACGCGCTTCGCCTACCGCGCGCACATCCAGACGCTGCTCGAGCTGGCGGGAGTGGCGGATGCCGCGGCATCCGCTGATCGGATCTTCGCGCTCGAGACCGAACTGGCCACGCACCATTGGGACAACGTGAAGAGCCGCGATGCGGTCGCGACCTACAACCTCAAGACGTGGGACGAGGTCGAGGCGCTCGCCGGGATCGACCTCACGCCGTGGCTCGAGGGCACCGCCCCGGGGCGTGAGGAGGCGTTCGCCGAGGCGAACGTGTACCAGCCGAGCTTCCTCGAGGGGATGGGGAGCCTGCTCGTCGAGGCTCGCCTGGACGATTGGAAGGCGTGGGTGCGCTGGCGCATCGTGCACGGCGCGGCCGCATTCCTGTCGGACCCGTTCGTCGAGGAGAACTTCGCCTTCTACGGCACGCAGATGACCGGCGTGCCGGTCAACCGGGAGCGCTGGAAGCGCGGCGTCGGCCTCACCGAGGCGGCGCTGGGCGAGGCCATCGGCCGCGTCTACGTGGAGCGGCACTTCCCGCCGAGCGCCAAGGAGGCGATGGACGAGCTGGTCGCGAACCTGCTCGCCGCCTACCGCGACAGCATCCGGACCCTGGAATGGATGACGCCCGAGACGCGCGAGCGGGCGCTCGCCAAACTCGACGCCTTCACACCCAAGATCGGCTACCCGGTGAAGTGGCGCGACTACTCGGCGCTCGAGATCGACGCGCTCGACCTGGTCGGCAACGTCCGTCGCGCGCACATCCATGAGCACGACCGCCAGCTCGGACGCATCGGCGGACCCGTCGACCGCGACGAGTGGTACATGACCCCGCAGACGGTCAATGCGTACTACAACCCGCTGATGAACGAGATCGTGTTCCCCGCGGCGATCCTGCAGTACCCGTTCTTCGACGCCGACCGTGACGCCGCAGCCAACTACGGCGGGATCGGCGCGGTCATCGGCCACGAGATCGGTCACGGCTTCGACGACCAGGGCAGTCGCTTCGACGGCGATGGGTCGCTGCGCGATTGGTGGACGGATGCTGATCGCACCGCCTTCGAGGAGCGCACGGCGATCCTCATCGAGCAGTTCAACGAGCTCACCCCGGTGGGCCTGCCGGAGGGCAACGCCGTCAACGGCGCGCTGACGATCGGCGAGAACATCGGCGACCTGGGAGGCCTCGGTATCTCGATCAAGGCGTACGAGCTCTCGCTCGACGGAGCGGATGCTCCCGAGGTCGACGGCTTCACCGGCATCCAGAGGCTCCTGCTGTCGTGGGCGCAGATCTGGCAGCAGAAGGGGCGCGAAGCCGAGACGATCCGTCTCCTCACGATCGACCCGCACTCGCCGAACGAGTTCCGCTGCAACCAGATCGTCCGTAACATCGATGCGTTCTACGACGCGTTCGATGTCACCGAGACCGATCAGCTCTGGCTCGACTCCGACAAGCGCGTCACGATCTGGTGATCCGAGCTCGACGCACCCGTCGAGCTCCCCGGCGCCCGCGTGGCGCACCCCTCGAGCAGTCAACGGAAGGAACCCGACGGTGGGCACTCCACCCGATCCCATCAGGGACACCGAGTCGCTTCGGGGGTCGCGACGCAGCAAGACAAGATTGCCGAGGCGGGCGGCAGTCGGCCGCAGATCATTCGCCTCGACGTTGAAGGCGCTCGACGAGCTCGCCTCGTCGGGAGCGAAGGTGTCGGTGCGCATCACCGACCTCGACCGTGGCACGTCGGTGCTGGCCGGCGACGACTTCGTGACCCTGCCGATCGCGGGCCTCGGGATCGTGCCGCTCCTCATCGACGTCGCGGCCGCCTTCGAGGCCGGCGCGCTCGATCCGCTCGAGATCGTCGAGCGCACTTCGGTGGAGCCTGTGACGGTGGCGGGTATCTGGCAGCACCTCAAGGCGCCGGCCCTGCCGCTGTCGGATCTGGCGGTGCTGACCGCGGCGACCGGCGACGCGCTCGCCGCGAACGTGCTGATCGAGAAGGTCGGGTTGCCCGCGGTCCGCGCCCGGATCGAGCAGATGGGACTGACCCGCCTCGCCCTGCTGGACCGCTTCCGCGACGAACGCGGACCCGACGACGCGCCGCACGTCGCGCTCGGCTCGGCGCGCGAGCTCGCCGAGGTCTTCGCCGAGCTGGTGAACACGAACGTCGTCTCGGCGGCTGTCAGCGCGCAGGTCGCGGAGTGGCTGAGCCTCAACCACGACCTCTCATTGGTCGCCTCGGCGACCGGGCTCGACCCGTTCGCGCACGAGAACGACGAGCACGGCCTGCTCTTCGTGAACAAGACGGGGAGGGATGCCGGCGTCCGCGTCGAAGCGGGAGTGCTCGCCGGCCCGCGGGCCGGCGTCTCGTACGCGCTGATCGTGTGCTTCGACGACCTGTCGATATCGCATCGGCTCCGGGCGCACGAGGCCTTCCGCACGCTCGGGACCGACCTCATGGAGTACGTGTTTTGAACGACGAGTCCTTCTGGTCCGACGCCGACCGGCACCTGATCCGCTACTCCGGCTCGTGGTCGCCGCGGATCATCGAGCGCGCCGCCGGCTCGTACATCTACGACAGCGAGGGCCGCGCCATCCTCGATTTCACATCGGGGCAGATGAGCGCGGTGCTGGGCCACTCGCACCCCGACATCGTGCGAGCCGTGAGCGAGTCGGTCGCCTCGCTGGATCACCTCTTCAGCGGCATGCTGTCGCGGCCCGTGGTGACCTTCGCACGTCGGCTGTCCGAGACCCTCCCGCCGAACCTCACCAAGACGATGGTGCTCACCACCGGCGCCGAGGCGAACGAGGCGGCGATCAAGATCGCGAAGCTGGCGACCGGGAAGTACGAGATCGTCTCGTTCGACCGCTCGTGGCACGGCATGACCTCCGGCGCGGCCGCCGCGACGTTCTCGGCGGGTCGGCGCGGCTACGGGCCCGTGGTGCCCGGCAACCTGACGCTCCCGACTCCGAACGCGTATCGCTCGCCGTTCCGCGCCGCCGACGGCTCCTACGACTGGGAAGCCGAGCTGTCGTACGGCTTCGCGTCCGTGGACGCGCAGTCCACCGGAGCGCTGGCTGCCTGCATCCTCGAACCGATCCTCTCATCCGGCGGCATCATCGAGCTTCCGCTCGGCTACCTCGCGCGCCTTCGCGAACTGTGCGACCAACGCGGCATGCTGCTGATCCTCGACGAGGCCCAGACGGGGCTGGGGCGCACCGGCACGATGTACGCGTTCGAGCGCGACGGCGTCTCGCCCGACATCCTGACCCTGTCGAAGACCCTCGGTGCCGGCCTGCCCGTCGCAGCTGTCGTGACGAGCGACGAGATCGAGGCGATCTCCGCGGAACGCGGGTTCCTCTTCTATACGACGCACGTGTCGGATCCCCTCGCAGCGGTCGTCGCGAACACCGTCCTGGACGTCCTCGAACGCGACGGACTCGTCGCCCGGGCGGCGTCGCTGGGCGACCAGCTCTCGGAGCGCCTCGCCGCGATGGCGGATCGGTTCGACGTCGTCGGCGACGTCCGCGGCCGGGGACTGCTGCAGGGCATCGAACTGGTGCTCGACAAGCAGACCAAAGCACCGGCAGATGCACTCGGTGCCGCCGTCACCGCCGCCTGCCTCGATCGCGGACTGCACATGAACATCGTGCAGCTGCTCGGTATGGGCGGCATCTTCCGGGTCGCTCCGCCGCTGACGATCAGCGAGTCCGAGCTGCACGAGGGAGTGGACATCCTCGAGGCATCCCTGGAGTCCGTGCTCGCGTAGGGCCGAGCGGTGGAGCGGCGTGCGAGCTACGCCTGCGAGTCGCCCCGACTCGGCGGACTGTTCCGGCCGTCGTCAGGAGGACCGTCCAGGCGGTCCACCAGTTCCAGCCCGCGGCGCGCCCACGCGATCTCGCCGTTCGCGCGCTCGACGAGACCCTCGTAGGCGAATCGCTTGAAGGCGACCGTGCGTTCGTGATCGGCCTCCGGTGTGACCGCGAGCCGCCGGACGAGCATCGGATTGTCGCGCGCGTCGATTCGGCGCAGCTCCTGCTCCCACTGCTCGCGCTCCGACTGCCACTCCGAGACGTGGCCGTGCAGGAACGCCCGCGCCGCCTCGGGCGTGGTGTTCTCCAGGTAGGCGGCGCGCAGGTGTGCCGGATCGCGCACCCGCTGGTAGTCCAGCGGTGAGCGCATCCATTCCGCGTACGCCGACTGACCGGCATCCGTCACGTGGTAGACCCGCCGCGTCCCGCGCTGTCCGCGTGTCTGCTCCTCGCCCTCGATGAGGCCCTCGGTCTCCATCTTGCGCAGCTCGGGATAGATCTGGGAATCGGGGGCGTGCCACACGTGCCCGACCGAGAGTGAGAACTGCTTCTGCAGGTCGTAGCCCGACAGTGGGCCGACGCGCAGCAGTGCGAGCAGGGCGTAGCGCAGGCTCACAGCTGCCTCCTCGATGCGCTCGTCCGAATTGGTGCGAGGGGATCCGGCGGCATCAGCCGCCGGACCCCCTCGAGCTTATGTGCGGCCCTATGCGGACTGGTAGTTCGTGCGCCAGCCGCCCTGATACGTCGCGCGCGCGACCGTGGAGTATGGGACCGGGCTGACCACGACCCGCACCTCGGTCTGCTCGTGCGGTTCCACGCTCGCCTTCGTGGTGCCGCCGTTCGGCTCGCCCCAGACGACCTTCAGCTCGGTGCCCTCGGGCACGTTCGGGTCGACGGTGGCCAGGGAGAGGCCGCGACGCTCGTTGGCGCTGTAGCCGGTGAACATCGAATAGCCGACGACAGTGCCGTCCTCGTCCACGACGGCGTCGTAGTTGGCCGAGCCGTAGTTGGCCAGAGGCAGGTCGAAGAACTTGTAGCTGGGGCCGTCGACGTTCAGCAGCGACGTCCACACCTTG
This portion of the Microbacterium pygmaeum genome encodes:
- a CDS encoding TrmH family RNA methyltransferase is translated as MTADTPEPPLPAEPHLPVGVGPWPGGPDAWPDDPRYDRELLEHGDTRNVVDRYRYWSMDAVVADLDERRHPFHVAIENWQHDMNIGSIVRSANAFLAAEVHIVGRRRWNRRGAMVTDRYQHVRHHEDVAAFAGWADAAGLPILAIDNLPGAMPVDSADLPERCVLLFGQEGPGLSEEALAAASASIEIRQFGSTRSINASAAAAVVMYEWCRRWA
- a CDS encoding SDR family NAD(P)-dependent oxidoreductase; the protein is MARQAWNPEQLPDLTGRSYLVTGSNAGLGFFSSEQLVRAGASVYMTGRSPNRLMDARAALRRRNPDAGERAHTLLLDTSNLGSVRAAAATVAGRGRLDGLLLNAGIVHPPKERETTRDGHELVFATNVLGHFALAGELLTSLAAASGRMVWLGSMSTSMWKYDPVDPQLVEGYTGWRAYVQSKVATTALGLEADRRLRAAGVDVRSEVAHPGYATSGRTAGIVGVNSPSRLSRFADNLQAPITQSKEHGAWPLVRALVDPDAEGGQFWGPKTVVRGEPRRGKASKITRDPEIAARLWRVCEEATGVSWPLEKAAAV
- a CDS encoding DMT family transporter, with the protein product MRASVTGSWKWYIPVTAGYLLAFTFLSAALASGMPLGIAYGIWAAAGVAITAVPSRILFEEPLTLIMSIGIVLVMGGVLLVEIGAR
- a CDS encoding HAD-IIA family hydrolase is translated as MRTRADIECWLTDMDGVLVHENTPVPGAAELLQQWRDLGTPFLVLTNNSIFTPRDLSARLRASGLDVPEASIWTSALATADFLRSQAPGGSAFVIGEAGLTTALHEAGFIMTETNPDYVVVGETRNYSFEAITKAIRFIAAGARFIATNPDATGPSVDGVLPATGAISALITKAIGKEPYVVGKPNPMMFRSALNRIGAHSETTGMIGDRMDTDIVAGIEAGLHTVLVLTGISDDAEIERYPFRPDEVLESVADLVSEEPLEAEEADIL
- a CDS encoding YdeI/OmpD-associated family protein, translated to MGVLDEGERVFAPDAATWRAWLEANHERVRGAWLLRGRAGFTDRHVAYEEAIRQALCFGWIDGPVRTFDDETAGLWFSPRRPSSGWAATNKARLIELEEAGLLAEAGRRAIEVAKANGSWTVLDNAEAMIEPDDFAAALDAAPTARAAWNAFPPSARKMGIAAVDSARRPETRASRIAKIVADAAEGKRP
- a CDS encoding Nramp family divalent metal transporter, producing MPKTDADIATPSRAVAPATRAAWLIGPALVAGVAYLDPGNVASNMTAGAQFGYLLVWVVVLGNAMAWLIQYLSAKLGIVTGRSLPETLGRRIRNRWARRAYWLQAELVAMATDIAEVIGGAVALNLLFGIPLLWGGVITGTVSLVLLMVQSRRGPRTFEFVVIGMLAIIAIGFTFGVIIGPPDPAGALGGLVPRFEGTGSVLLAASILGATIMPHAIYAHSSLARDRFAPVEIVPAPDTPHLTRSAPSGDREGADWVKWDGVHEVGHAASPIGHAANDDLERRRGISTPRLLRATKWDVSIAMLIAGTVNLCILLLAAANLSGVPGTDTLEGAYAALRDGIGPLVATLFAVGLLASGLASTSVGAYAGAEIMKGLLHVQIPLIARRLVTLIPALVILGLGVDPTLALVLSQVVLSFGIPFALIPLVVLTARGEMLGRFRNHLATTVAGIAASVFLIALNAVLLYLVLSGA
- a CDS encoding metal-dependent transcriptional regulator translates to MASPAVDDYLKTIYHHTEWQDDRITPSQLAAELGLAPSSVTEMVQKLAAQGLVTHRPYGPIALTADGEQRAAAIIRRHRLIETWLVSEFDYSWDEVHDEAEVLEHALSDRLLEGIDVRLGRPLFDPHGDAIPDAAGHVHREPFVLLAEAEPGHAGRVLRVSDRDAEVLRAVEAAGVRVGAHVLVADASTLSIDGIDVPLPGAAIDAVWLTA